From a single Rodentibacter sp. JRC1 genomic region:
- a CDS encoding sodium-dependent transporter, with the protein MTTNKQQRQTWSSRLTYVMTVAGATVGFGATWRFPYLVGENGGGAYVILFCIAMIVIGIPMILVENVIGRRLRVNSIDAFGDRLQDKGISKYWKILGYMGLLGAFGIMAYYMVLGGWVISYIVSLISGSLDISAPITKEIAKDFYDLHIGNSPWEIATYTLLFVIVNYIILAKGIIGGIERSVKYLMPLLFIFLIGMVIRNVTLPGAMEGISFYLKPDFSKITPKLFIFVLGQVFFALSLGFGVLITLSSYLNKEENLIHTAVITGFTNTIIAVLCGFMIFPSLFTFGIEPNAGPTLVFQSLPIVFSHLWAGKFFAIVFFGLLLIAALTTSLTIYEVIITALQEKLRMRRGKAIAFTLGGIFLLGNLPSILGDNIWKEVTFFGKSIFDTFDFVSGNILFMLTALGCAIFVGFVLKDEAKKELSPTPNSTFIKIWFNYVKFVVPVIILVIFISNLF; encoded by the coding sequence ATGACAACAAATAAACAACAACGTCAAACTTGGTCAAGCCGATTAACTTATGTAATGACAGTTGCCGGCGCAACGGTAGGCTTTGGTGCCACTTGGCGATTTCCTTACCTTGTGGGGGAAAACGGCGGTGGTGCTTATGTGATACTGTTTTGTATTGCTATGATTGTCATCGGTATTCCGATGATTTTAGTAGAAAATGTAATTGGTCGCCGTTTACGTGTTAATTCTATTGATGCCTTTGGTGATCGATTACAGGATAAAGGGATTTCCAAGTATTGGAAAATTCTAGGTTATATGGGGTTGCTCGGCGCATTCGGCATTATGGCGTATTATATGGTGCTCGGCGGTTGGGTAATTTCTTATATCGTTAGCCTTATCAGCGGTTCATTAGACATTTCCGCACCAATCACAAAAGAAATCGCCAAAGATTTCTACGATCTACATATCGGCAACAGCCCTTGGGAAATCGCTACTTATACCTTGCTATTTGTTATCGTCAATTACATTATTTTAGCCAAAGGCATTATTGGCGGGATTGAACGTTCGGTAAAATATTTAATGCCCTTACTTTTTATTTTCCTTATCGGTATGGTGATCCGCAATGTAACCTTACCGGGTGCAATGGAAGGTATCAGCTTCTATTTAAAACCGGATTTCAGCAAAATTACGCCTAAATTATTTATTTTTGTATTAGGGCAAGTCTTCTTCGCATTAAGCCTTGGTTTCGGTGTGTTAATCACCCTGTCCAGTTACTTAAACAAAGAAGAAAATCTTATTCACACCGCCGTTATCACGGGATTCACGAATACGATTATTGCCGTATTATGCGGTTTTATGATCTTCCCTTCCCTTTTCACTTTCGGCATTGAACCCAATGCAGGCCCGACACTTGTCTTCCAAAGTTTACCGATCGTATTCTCACACCTATGGGCAGGTAAATTTTTTGCGATTGTTTTCTTCGGCTTATTACTCATCGCCGCGCTTACAACTTCGCTTACCATTTATGAAGTAATTATTACCGCATTACAAGAAAAACTCAGAATGCGCCGCGGTAAAGCCATTGCTTTCACTTTAGGCGGTATTTTCTTACTGGGTAACTTACCCTCTATCTTGGGAGATAATATCTGGAAAGAGGTAACTTTTTTTGGAAAAAGTATTTTTGATACCTTCGATTTTGTCAGCGGCAACATTCTCTTTATGCTCACGGCCCTTGGCTGTGCAATTTTCGTGGGTTTCGTATTAAAAGATGAGGCAAAAAAAGAACTTTCTCCAACACCGAATTCCACTTTTATAAAAATTTGGTTTAACTATGTAAAATTTGTCGTGCCGGTGATTATTTTAGTGATTTTTATCAGTAACTTATTCTAA
- a CDS encoding alpha-galactosidase encodes MISPLIRLQSKNTDLILRTEPAEILYFGKRLELENITEADLASIDRGVANGSLDIDIPITLAAENGRGYFGVAGVEGHRNGYDWAPVFVTKNISKTDRTLVLEMEDSIAKLGFTAEIETDENGVFKFRNTLTNLGEETFTVNRLSVTLPVPEYADEVLSFYGRWCRELHENRVSLKHGAFTQENRHGRTSHEYAPNLIIGTPHFSQQQGKVWGFHLAWSGNHRIRADVLIDGRRFAQLENLYLPGEIQLKQGESHHTPWVYAVYSEEGLNGMSRQFHDHVREHILHFAHKERPVHLNIWEGVTFHHQPSHIIAMAEKAAEMGVERFIIDDGWFIGRNDDFGGLGDWYLDEEKYPNGLDEVISAVKKFGMQFGIWVELEMINKPTKLYQAHPDWLLQLEGYNQPEERHQYVLNLTKPEVFDYLLERMDWLLGNHDIDYIKWDHNRRLVQPGSNGRAAVVEQTKAAYRLFDALQKRYPNVEIESCSSGGARVDYEILKRSQRFWSSDNIDAFTRQQIHRGMSYFYPPEVVGAHIGGSPCQTTYRRFSIDYRGLTALFGHMGVELDPVKESAEERAGFAKYIALHKQLRPLLHGGDVFRLDYHEPNTILHGVVAKDKSQAVVLISQSDMPDYKQMGKLRLPYLETDAVYQVKVLAVPDYIREGKAGHLMKVFPQWLRDCFDEKLVTVRAEWLANAGLTIPVLDPQSAILLEFKKV; translated from the coding sequence ATGATTTCACCATTAATTCGCTTACAAAGCAAAAATACAGATTTAATTTTACGCACAGAACCGGCAGAAATACTTTACTTTGGTAAACGCCTTGAATTGGAGAATATTACCGAAGCTGATTTAGCGAGCATTGATCGGGGTGTGGCAAACGGGAGCTTGGATATTGATATTCCGATTACTTTAGCGGCGGAAAACGGTCGTGGTTATTTTGGCGTTGCCGGAGTTGAAGGGCATCGCAACGGTTATGATTGGGCGCCGGTATTCGTCACCAAAAATATCAGCAAAACCGACCGCACTTTAGTGTTGGAAATGGAGGATAGCATTGCAAAATTAGGCTTTACAGCCGAAATTGAAACCGATGAAAACGGCGTGTTTAAATTCCGCAATACGTTAACGAATTTAGGGGAAGAAACATTTACCGTCAATCGTTTATCGGTCACTTTGCCCGTGCCGGAATATGCAGACGAAGTCTTGAGTTTTTACGGCCGCTGGTGCAGAGAATTGCATGAGAATCGGGTATCCCTCAAACATGGTGCGTTTACACAAGAAAATCGTCATGGGCGAACTTCTCATGAATATGCACCTAACTTAATTATCGGCACACCGCATTTTAGCCAGCAACAAGGCAAAGTATGGGGCTTTCACCTTGCTTGGTCGGGTAATCACCGCATTCGTGCCGATGTGCTGATTGACGGGCGTCGGTTTGCTCAATTAGAAAATCTTTATTTACCGGGAGAAATTCAACTTAAACAAGGTGAAAGTCATCACACCCCTTGGGTATATGCGGTATATTCGGAAGAAGGGTTGAACGGAATGTCTCGTCAGTTTCATGATCATGTGCGTGAACATATTCTTCATTTCGCTCATAAAGAACGTCCGGTACATTTAAATATTTGGGAAGGTGTCACATTCCATCATCAACCGTCTCATATTATTGCTATGGCGGAAAAAGCGGCGGAAATGGGGGTAGAACGTTTCATTATTGATGACGGTTGGTTTATTGGACGTAATGATGATTTCGGCGGATTGGGGGATTGGTATTTAGATGAGGAAAAATACCCGAATGGTTTGGATGAAGTGATCAGTGCAGTAAAAAAATTCGGTATGCAATTTGGTATTTGGGTGGAACTGGAAATGATCAACAAACCGACTAAATTATACCAAGCGCATCCCGATTGGTTGTTACAACTAGAGGGTTACAACCAGCCGGAAGAACGCCATCAATATGTGCTGAATCTTACCAAGCCGGAAGTTTTTGATTATTTGCTTGAACGGATGGATTGGTTGCTGGGCAATCATGATATTGATTACATCAAATGGGATCACAACCGCCGTCTTGTTCAACCGGGAAGTAATGGACGAGCTGCCGTGGTGGAACAAACGAAAGCGGCTTATCGCTTGTTTGATGCCTTGCAAAAACGTTATCCGAACGTGGAAATCGAAAGTTGCTCATCAGGAGGAGCACGTGTGGATTATGAAATTCTGAAGCGCTCACAACGTTTTTGGTCGTCTGATAACATTGATGCTTTCACTCGTCAACAAATTCACCGTGGAATGAGCTATTTTTATCCTCCGGAAGTGGTTGGTGCACATATCGGCGGTTCTCCTTGCCAAACGACTTATCGTCGTTTTTCCATTGATTATCGCGGATTAACCGCTTTGTTCGGGCATATGGGCGTGGAACTTGATCCTGTGAAAGAAAGTGCGGAAGAGCGGGCAGGTTTTGCGAAATATATCGCGTTACATAAACAGCTTCGACCGTTGTTACACGGCGGTGATGTTTTTCGTTTAGATTATCATGAACCTAACACCATTTTGCATGGTGTTGTGGCAAAAGATAAGTCGCAAGCGGTTGTGCTTATCAGCCAATCCGATATGCCGGATTACAAGCAAATGGGTAAACTTCGCTTGCCTTATTTGGAAACCGATGCTGTTTATCAAGTAAAGGTGCTTGCCGTCCCCGATTATATTCGAGAGGGCAAAGCGGGACATTTAATGAAAGTTTTCCCACAATGGCTCCGTGATTGTTTCGATGAAAAATTAGTGACGGTTCGTGCTGAATGGCTCGCTAATGCCGGTTTAACCATTCCTGTATTAGATCCACAAAGTGCAATATTGTTGGAATTTAAAAAAGTATAA
- a CDS encoding L,D-transpeptidase family protein, whose translation MLEDFATNEAHGKEMNKVAKDLQSETALLQDLQDMILSDERQADFLRRYAYKDSKALKAKAVELLNNLKKIVAAVIAGISVWSATVADNTAYANDTMTYQQSEQYNIAGQSKQANDVINAVMQNNDHGGKNFIVADKANGKLLVVDSNGKLIKEMPALFGKNKGDDNSFGNTPSGRFKLQKYNTVAGTKDRAVFGKDVLDFTDPRTGKPIRAKDGGILAVHRLINKPERHAALKSATANDNYLSHGCINMPTAFYDANLPNLDGAMIYVLPQDGKHALKVGKALADVVNTPAVSYTSASVSKAKPSKTGSVKFDTKQGKFSAPAVKFSLSERADSDFAKAVEAVADGEQTATNEIQLGTTPDVLKMLGVDNANVIIHAKTLQKDMIGKHAVSAEAMKNLPKQLNNPIAVMKSRDTSTNPDGYLVLTELNETVKGKELPVIAALHFKKNDRGVLELINIASAYGRRNIKIAKDLAEGTLYWNKAKGNQFFDNFALSEGSDFDLPALRTSLSDNDYLSAKNIKTEKDLSQFKERAKYALEKGAEQIGVGETPGKDGSAKPSITPPKVTALSQDEVAQTNPHIDTAKLKASLKKSLGKLADSVHLISQEQFQHHPGMEVIRKNGIEGIYHPETGQIFIVADNIKPIPGMSAADRINFVAYHELTHRGLDTKYGEDLRKVLEDVGKNSFIADLAKAISNERRSDAVTINALTANEEALAELNAALKTGNMKHLAERYGVTIPLEYRKGLKATIARFYQQMRDIYRKVLGKPVMSNLAVEKLLEALIKFCLQIHYNQPPLRYSLIH comes from the coding sequence GTGTTAGAAGATTTCGCGACGAACGAAGCTCACGGTAAAGAGATGAATAAAGTGGCGAAAGACTTGCAGAGTGAGACTGCATTATTGCAGGACTTGCAAGATATGATTTTGTCTGATGAAAGACAAGCCGACTTCCTTCGTCGTTATGCGTATAAAGATAGCAAAGCATTGAAAGCTAAGGCAGTTGAACTTCTTAATAACTTGAAGAAAATCGTCGCTGCGGTGATAGCCGGTATAAGCGTATGGAGTGCGACGGTTGCAGACAACACTGCGTACGCCAACGACACGATGACGTACCAACAATCAGAGCAGTACAATATCGCCGGTCAGTCCAAACAAGCGAATGATGTGATTAATGCCGTTATGCAAAACAACGACCATGGGGGTAAAAACTTCATTGTGGCGGATAAAGCCAACGGTAAACTTTTAGTTGTTGATTCAAACGGTAAGTTAATCAAAGAAATGCCGGCGTTGTTTGGTAAAAATAAAGGCGATGATAACTCCTTTGGTAACACTCCAAGCGGTCGCTTTAAGTTGCAGAAATATAACACCGTTGCCGGCACGAAAGACAGAGCCGTGTTCGGTAAGGATGTTTTAGACTTTACCGACCCAAGAACAGGTAAACCGATTCGAGCGAAAGATGGTGGGATTTTAGCGGTTCATCGTTTAATTAATAAACCTGAACGCCACGCTGCGTTGAAGTCTGCAACAGCGAATGACAATTACCTATCGCACGGTTGTATTAATATGCCGACGGCGTTTTACGATGCGAACTTACCAAACCTTGACGGGGCGATGATTTACGTGTTGCCGCAAGATGGTAAACACGCATTGAAGGTGGGTAAAGCCTTAGCTGATGTTGTAAATACGCCCGCAGTGTCTTATACGAGCGCGAGCGTAAGCAAGGCTAAGCCAAGTAAAACCGGTTCGGTTAAATTTGATACCAAACAGGGCAAATTCAGTGCGCCCGCAGTGAAATTTAGCTTAAGTGAACGTGCGGACAGTGACTTCGCCAAAGCGGTGGAAGCGGTTGCGGACGGGGAGCAAACTGCGACAAACGAAATACAGCTAGGAACAACACCAGATGTATTAAAAATGCTTGGGGTTGATAATGCTAACGTAATTATACATGCCAAAACTTTGCAAAAAGATATGATAGGTAAACACGCTGTTTCGGCTGAAGCAATGAAAAATCTGCCAAAACAACTAAATAATCCTATTGCGGTAATGAAGTCTCGTGATACTTCTACTAATCCGGATGGCTACTTAGTGCTAACCGAACTTAATGAGACGGTGAAAGGAAAAGAGTTGCCGGTTATAGCAGCGTTGCATTTCAAGAAAAATGACCGTGGTGTACTTGAGTTGATAAATATCGCGAGTGCGTATGGTCGAAGAAATATAAAAATCGCCAAAGATTTAGCGGAAGGGACGTTGTATTGGAATAAAGCAAAAGGTAATCAATTCTTTGATAACTTCGCGCTATCGGAGGGAAGTGATTTTGACCTCCCTGCACTACGTACCTCGTTATCAGATAATGATTACCTTTCTGCAAAGAATATTAAAACAGAAAAGGATTTAAGTCAATTTAAAGAGAGAGCTAAATATGCGTTAGAAAAAGGTGCAGAGCAAATTGGGGTGGGCGAAACTCCGGGAAAAGACGGCTCGGCAAAACCATCTATAACACCGCCGAAGGTGACCGCACTTTCTCAAGATGAAGTCGCACAAACGAACCCTCACATTGACACGGCTAAGCTAAAAGCCAGCCTTAAGAAGTCGTTGGGTAAACTTGCCGATAGCGTGCACCTCATCTCTCAAGAACAGTTCCAACACCACCCGGGGATGGAAGTGATACGTAAAAACGGCATTGAGGGGATTTATCACCCTGAAACAGGGCAGATTTTTATCGTTGCGGACAACATTAAGCCTATTCCTGGAATGAGCGCGGCTGACCGTATCAACTTTGTCGCTTATCACGAATTAACACATCGTGGTTTAGATACGAAATACGGTGAAGACTTGCGAAAAGTGCTTGAGGATGTGGGTAAAAACAGCTTTATCGCCGACCTTGCGAAAGCTATTTCAAACGAACGCCGTTCTGACGCTGTAACAATCAACGCATTGACAGCAAATGAAGAAGCTTTGGCAGAGCTTAACGCCGCGTTAAAAACAGGAAATATGAAACACCTCGCCGAACGCTACGGTGTGACTATCCCGTTAGAATATCGTAAAGGACTTAAAGCGACTATTGCTCGTTTCTATCAACAAATGCGGGATATTTACCGCAAGGTGCTTGGTAAGCCGGTGATGTCTAATTTGGCGGTGGAGAAGTTATTGGAGGCATTGATTAAGTTTTGTTTACAAATCCATTATAATCAACCTCCACTGCGATATTCGTTAATCCACTAA
- the nth gene encoding endonuclease III: MNQKKRIEILTRLRDQNPHPTTELQYNSPFELLIAVILSAQATDKGVNKATEKLFPVANTPQAILDLGLDGLKSYIRTIGLFNSKAENIIKTCRDLIEKHNGEVPENREALEALAGVGRKTANVVLNTAFGHPTIAVDTHIFRVCNRTNFAPGKDVVKVEEKLLKVVPAEFKIDVHHWLILHGRYTCVARKPRCGSCIIEDLCEYKDKTEY, encoded by the coding sequence ATGAATCAAAAGAAAAGAATTGAAATATTAACCCGATTACGGGATCAAAATCCCCACCCCACCACAGAATTACAGTATAATTCGCCTTTCGAATTGTTAATCGCAGTGATTTTATCGGCGCAAGCCACCGATAAAGGGGTCAATAAAGCAACGGAAAAACTTTTTCCTGTCGCCAACACACCGCAAGCTATTTTAGATTTAGGCTTAGACGGGCTAAAAAGCTATATCAGAACAATCGGGCTTTTTAATAGCAAAGCGGAAAATATCATCAAAACCTGCCGAGATCTCATTGAGAAACACAACGGTGAAGTACCTGAAAATCGAGAAGCCTTGGAAGCACTGGCGGGAGTAGGAAGAAAAACCGCAAATGTGGTATTAAATACCGCCTTTGGTCACCCCACTATTGCGGTAGATACCCACATTTTCCGCGTATGTAACCGCACAAATTTTGCACCGGGTAAAGATGTTGTTAAAGTAGAAGAAAAACTGCTTAAAGTCGTGCCTGCTGAATTTAAAATAGATGTACATCATTGGCTTATTTTGCACGGTCGCTACACCTGTGTGGCACGTAAACCACGTTGTGGTTCGTGTATTATTGAAGATCTCTGTGAATATAAAGACAAAACCGAATATTAA
- a CDS encoding D-hexose-6-phosphate mutarotase, with the protein MKKKLLKTLTPELHLVQYNEIPVLHLKHAIGSAKIALQGAQLLSWQPKGAAQDVLWLSEIEPFQIGTAIRGGIPICYPWFGGVKQPSHGTARIRLWQLSHYDISAEKVRLEFELFSELNIIEAKLVMIFSTECRITFTHYGDEPAQVALHSYFHVGDISQVEVANLPKTCFNSLNQKQENVPSPRRITENVDCIYTADKSQNQIIDSAFNRTVELHHHNASQIVLWNPWHKATSAMSGKGYLSMLCLETARIHHLLEFGESLSVEIRVNG; encoded by the coding sequence ATGAAGAAAAAACTACTCAAAACCCTCACGCCCGAACTTCATTTAGTTCAATATAACGAAATTCCGGTTTTACATTTAAAACATGCTATCGGTTCGGCAAAAATTGCACTTCAAGGTGCACAATTATTAAGTTGGCAACCTAAAGGGGCGGCACAAGATGTTTTATGGCTCAGCGAAATAGAACCTTTTCAAATAGGGACGGCAATTCGTGGCGGTATTCCGATTTGTTATCCTTGGTTTGGTGGTGTTAAACAACCTTCACACGGTACGGCTCGGATTCGTTTGTGGCAGTTAAGTCATTATGATATTTCGGCAGAAAAAGTGCGGTTAGAATTTGAATTGTTTTCTGAGTTAAATATCATTGAAGCAAAACTTGTAATGATATTTAGCACTGAGTGCCGTATTACTTTCACCCATTATGGCGACGAGCCGGCGCAAGTTGCGTTGCATAGTTACTTCCATGTCGGTGATATTTCGCAGGTAGAAGTTGCAAATTTACCGAAAACCTGTTTTAACAGTTTGAATCAAAAGCAGGAAAATGTACCTTCTCCACGCCGTATTACAGAAAATGTAGATTGTATTTACACGGCAGATAAATCGCAAAATCAGATTATTGATAGCGCATTTAATCGTACCGTTGAATTACATCATCATAATGCCTCTCAAATCGTGCTTTGGAATCCTTGGCATAAAGCCACAAGTGCTATGAGCGGGAAAGGCTATTTAAGTATGCTTTGTTTAGAAACCGCAAGGATTCATCATTTGCTGGAATTTGGTGAAAGTTTAAGCGTAGAAATTCGTGTAAATGGTTAA
- the rplT gene encoding 50S ribosomal protein L20, with the protein MARVKRGVIARARHKKVLKAAKGYYGARSRVYRVAFQAVIKAGQYAYRDRRQRKRQFRQLWIARINAAARQNGLSYSKFINGLKKASVEIDRKILADIAVFDKVAFAALVEKAKSAL; encoded by the coding sequence ATGGCTCGTGTAAAACGTGGTGTTATTGCAAGAGCACGCCATAAGAAAGTTCTTAAGGCTGCTAAAGGTTATTATGGTGCACGTTCACGCGTGTATCGCGTTGCTTTCCAAGCGGTGATTAAAGCCGGTCAATACGCATATCGTGACCGTCGTCAACGTAAACGTCAATTCCGTCAATTATGGATTGCACGTATCAACGCTGCGGCTCGTCAAAACGGTTTATCTTACAGCAAATTTATCAACGGTTTGAAAAAAGCGTCAGTGGAAATTGACCGTAAGATCCTCGCTGATATTGCTGTATTTGACAAAGTTGCTTTCGCTGCATTAGTTGAAAAAGCAAAATCTGCACTTTAA
- the infC gene encoding translation initiation factor IF-3, producing the protein MKTVKKAPAVNRPNRINDEIRVKEVRLIDQDGEQAGIVSIQQALDMADQAALDLVEISPNAEPPVCRIMNYGKFLYEKSKNAKEQKKKQKVVQVKEIKFRPGTDEGDYQVKLRSLIRFLEDGDKAKITVRFRGREMAHQNIGLDVLERVKNDLAEISVVESAPGKLEGRQAVMVLAPKKK; encoded by the coding sequence ATTAAAACCGTAAAAAAAGCGCCGGCAGTAAATCGCCCGAATCGCATTAATGATGAAATTCGTGTCAAAGAAGTTCGTTTAATTGACCAAGATGGTGAACAAGCAGGGATTGTCTCCATTCAACAAGCCTTAGATATGGCGGATCAGGCAGCCCTTGATCTTGTTGAAATTAGTCCGAATGCAGAGCCTCCGGTTTGCCGTATTATGAACTACGGTAAGTTCCTCTATGAAAAAAGTAAAAATGCTAAAGAACAGAAGAAAAAGCAAAAAGTCGTACAAGTGAAAGAAATTAAATTCCGACCGGGTACGGATGAAGGAGATTACCAAGTTAAATTACGTAGCCTTATTCGTTTCTTAGAAGATGGTGACAAGGCGAAAATTACCGTGCGTTTCCGCGGTCGTGAAATGGCACATCAAAACATTGGTTTAGATGTGTTGGAGCGTGTGAAAAACGATTTAGCCGAGATTTCGGTTGTTGAATCTGCGCCGGGTAAATTAGAAGGTCGCCAAGCGGTAATGGTGTTAGCACCTAAGAAAAAATAA
- a CDS encoding ABC transporter ATP-binding protein: protein MALISLTNAYLSFSDAPLLDHAELHIESGERVCLVGRNGAGKSTLLKVIVGDVLLDDGKIQYEKDLVVSRLEQDPPRNAEGNVFDYVAEGVEHLTDLLKEYHRISVQLEEHYNEQILNQLEQIQNKLEHADGWRFENKINEVLLKLGLNPNTKLTALSGGWLRKAALARALVCDPDVLLLDEPTNHLDVEAIEWLENFLLEFNGSIVFISHDRSFIRKMATRIVDLDRGQLVSYPGNYDLYLTAKEENLRVEALQNELFDKRLAQEEVWIRQGIKARRTRNEGRVRALKAMREERRQRRDVMGTAKLQLDTSSRSGKIVFEMENVSYEVAGKQLLKDFSTTILRGDKIALVGANGCGKTTFIKLLLGEIQPTKGKIRCGTKLEIAYFDQYRADLDPEKTVMDNVADGKQDIEVNGIKRHVLGYLQDFLFPPKRAMTPVKALSGGERNRLLLAKLLLKPNNLLILDEPTNDLDVETLELLEEILTDYQGTLLIVSHDRQFIDNTATECYMFEGNGVLNKYVGGFFDAKQQQMNYLALKAEQVQSKKVEVKQESAVKNAPVSKPKSVKLTYNEQRELEQLPQLLEKLEEKLTALQTEVGEPTFFQQPHHVTETKLKELADTEAELETAFLRWEELEEKKKQSEMK from the coding sequence GTGGCATTAATTAGCTTAACGAATGCTTATCTTTCTTTTAGTGATGCTCCGTTGTTAGATCATGCTGAACTGCATATTGAATCCGGTGAACGGGTTTGCTTGGTGGGGCGAAATGGCGCAGGTAAATCAACCTTGCTGAAAGTTATCGTCGGTGATGTATTGTTGGATGATGGCAAAATTCAGTATGAAAAAGATTTGGTGGTTTCCCGTCTTGAGCAAGATCCACCACGTAATGCGGAGGGAAATGTTTTTGATTATGTGGCGGAAGGTGTTGAACATTTAACGGATTTACTAAAAGAATATCATCGAATTTCCGTTCAACTGGAAGAGCATTACAACGAGCAAATTTTAAATCAGCTTGAACAAATTCAAAATAAATTAGAGCATGCGGACGGATGGCGATTTGAAAATAAAATTAATGAAGTTCTGCTTAAGCTCGGTCTAAACCCGAACACAAAATTGACCGCACTTTCCGGAGGTTGGTTGCGTAAAGCGGCATTAGCACGTGCGTTAGTATGTGATCCGGACGTGCTGTTGCTGGATGAGCCGACTAACCATCTGGATGTGGAAGCCATTGAATGGTTAGAAAATTTCTTACTGGAATTTAACGGTAGTATCGTTTTTATTTCTCATGACCGTTCTTTTATTCGCAAAATGGCAACACGTATTGTTGATTTAGATCGTGGGCAGCTGGTTTCTTATCCGGGGAATTATGACTTATACCTCACCGCAAAAGAAGAAAATTTGCGGGTAGAAGCCTTACAAAATGAATTGTTTGATAAACGATTAGCGCAAGAAGAAGTTTGGATTCGCCAAGGTATTAAAGCACGTCGTACTCGAAACGAAGGCCGTGTACGTGCATTAAAGGCAATGCGTGAAGAACGCCGTCAACGCCGAGATGTAATGGGAACGGCGAAATTGCAGCTAGATACTTCAAGTCGTTCCGGCAAAATTGTGTTTGAAATGGAAAATGTGAGCTATGAAGTTGCCGGCAAACAGTTATTAAAAGATTTTAGTACTACGATTTTACGGGGCGATAAAATTGCATTAGTTGGTGCGAATGGTTGTGGTAAAACCACCTTTATTAAATTATTACTCGGTGAAATTCAGCCTACAAAAGGGAAAATTCGTTGCGGTACAAAATTAGAAATTGCTTATTTTGACCAATATCGAGCGGATCTTGATCCGGAAAAAACGGTGATGGATAACGTTGCCGATGGCAAACAAGATATTGAAGTAAATGGTATAAAACGCCACGTTTTGGGTTATTTACAAGATTTCTTATTTCCGCCTAAACGTGCGATGACACCGGTTAAAGCGTTATCGGGCGGTGAACGTAACCGTTTGTTATTAGCAAAACTATTATTGAAACCGAATAATTTGCTGATTCTTGATGAACCGACCAATGATTTGGATGTGGAAACGCTCGAATTATTAGAGGAGATTCTGACGGATTATCAAGGCACATTGCTTATTGTTAGCCACGATCGTCAATTTATCGATAACACGGCAACCGAATGCTATATGTTTGAAGGAAACGGCGTATTAAATAAATATGTGGGCGGCTTTTTTGATGCAAAACAGCAACAGATGAATTATTTGGCATTAAAAGCGGAGCAAGTACAGAGTAAAAAAGTTGAAGTTAAGCAGGAAAGTGCGGTTAAAAATGCGCCTGTTTCTAAGCCGAAATCGGTAAAGCTCACTTATAATGAACAACGTGAGTTGGAGCAGCTTCCACAATTATTAGAAAAATTAGAGGAAAAATTGACCGCACTTCAAACAGAAGTCGGTGAACCTACATTCTTCCAACAGCCTCATCACGTAACGGAGACAAAATTAAAAGAACTCGCCGACACGGAAGCGGAGCTGGAAACCGCATTTTTGCGTTGGGAAGAATTGGAAGAAAAGAAAAAGCAGTCAGAAATGAAGTAG
- the rpmI gene encoding 50S ribosomal protein L35, giving the protein MPKIKTVRGAAKRFKKTASGGFKRKQSHLRHILTKKTTKRKRHLRHKSMVAKADQVLVVACLPYA; this is encoded by the coding sequence ATGCCTAAAATCAAAACTGTACGCGGCGCAGCTAAGCGTTTCAAAAAAACCGCTTCCGGTGGTTTCAAGCGTAAACAATCTCACTTACGTCATATTTTGACTAAAAAAACAACTAAGCGTAAACGTCATTTACGTCACAAATCAATGGTTGCGAAAGCTGACCAAGTTTTAGTAGTAGCTTGCTTACCATACGCATAA